The DNA segment CGCTGTACCTGGTGGGCCGCAACGCCGCGAACCTGGAGGCGGTGGCCAGGGACGCAACCACGCGCGGCGCGCCGAAGGTGGAGTTCCGGGCGCTGGACTTGAACGACTGCGAAGCGCACGCGAGCCTCGTGGAGCGGGCGTGGCAGGCCCTGGGCGAGCTGGACGGGGCCGTGCTGGCGCATGGCGTGCTGGGAGACCAGGCGGAGAGCCAGCGCTCGTGGGCCGCGACGGAGCTGGTGCTGCGCACGAACTTCCTCTCCGCCGCGTCGCTGCTGACGGAGCTGGCCAACCGCTTCGAGGCGCAGAAGGCCGGCACGCTGGTCGTGATTTCGTCCGTGGCGGGAGACCGCGGCCGGCAGAGCAACTACGTGTACGGCGCGTCCAAGGGCGCGCTGACCGTGTTCCTCCAGGGCCTGCGCAACCGGCTGGCGAAGTCCGGCGTGGCGGTGGTGACGGTGAAGCCCGGCTTCGTGGACACGCCGATGACGGCGCACGTGCCGAAGAACAAGCTCTTCGCCTCGCCGGAGCAGGTGGCGCGCGGCCTGCTGAAGGCCGCGGACGGACGCAAGAACGAGGTCTACGTGCCCGGCTTCTGGGCGCTCATCATGCTCATCATCCGCAGCATCCCGGAGCCGGTGTTCAAGCGGCTGAAGCTCTAGGTGTCTGCCATTGCCCGAGCGGGCAGCCGGTGGAGCGGGGCGCAGTGGGGCGCGTGCGTCTGGAGGAACTGGCGCATCCGCTCCGCGCGGTCCACGTCCTTCACCTGGATGGAGGCGACCCGGAGGGCCCAGGCGCTCAGCAGGCGAACCACGATGAGGGGCGAGCCCTCCTGGTGGTGTTCCAGGGTCCGTGTGCCCTCCGGCGTCACCGTGCCCGTGAGGACCTCCGCGCAGTGGAGGAGGACTTCGTAGAAGGCGCGGCCGGTCTTGGCGCCGGGGATCGCGGGGTTGAGGTCGGCCATGGCGAGGGCTTCCCGCGCGAGCGTCAGTCCCCGCTCGGGGTCGTCCTTGCAGAGCAGGTGGAGGAGCGCGTCCATGCCCCGCTCCATGGCCTGGAGCAGGGGCGCCTTGCCCCGCCAGTTCACCTGGTTCAATTCGTGGCGGGCCTGCGCGTCCTGTCCGTAGAGGATCCTCGCCAGGGCGTGCCTCTGCGCTCGCAGCAGGTCCACGTCAGGGAACGGGCTGGTCGGGGGAAGGAGCTCGTCCGTGAGCCGGAGGTAGGCCTCCGGACCCGGCTGCAGGAGCGCCTCGGCTTCCTTCCTGCGCACCTTGCGAGCCTGGAGCTGCCGCCAAAGCAGACTCGCGCCCAGGACCGTGGAGACGAGCGTGAAGATGGCAATCAACGTCGGGACCAGGTCCGGCTGGAGCGTGGGCGACGGGGTGGGCTGACTCCTGCCCGGGTGCGTGGGATTGGAGAAGAAGACGTAGAAGCCGCCGTAGAGCGCCAGCAGCGCGGCCCACAGGAGCAGGAGCTTCAGGAGCGGATGGGAGCCCAGCCGCCCCAGCAGCGGCAGCTTGCGGAGCTGGTCCTTGGTGGCATTCCGGAGATAGCGATTGTTCTCTTCGCGTGACATGCGCGCACCGTAACCCGTTTCCACTCCGTGCCTGAAAGACAGACACGGAGTGGGGGCGGGCTTCAGCTGCCGGTGGCCTCCTGCTTCGCGGCGGCGGACAGGGCCGTGCGCAGGCGCTCGACGACGGGTGCGAGGTGCGGGTCCTGCATCAGGGCGTGGTGGCCGCCGGGGACGGTGTGCACCTCCAGGCCGCCGCGGACGAGGGGCTCCCAGCCACGGTGACGCGGGAGGGTGGCGGGGGCTTCGCCAGCGCTCAGGAGCAGGGCGGTGCCGTCGTAGGGCCGGGGCACGTACTTCTCCTGGGCGAAGAGGTTGGCGCGGAAGACCTGGAAGAGGACGCGCAACTGAGTGGGGCCGGAGTGCACGTCGAGGATGCGCGCCCGGATGCCTTCCTGGAGCAGGTGGTCCAGCATGGCTTCGTCACTGCCTTGGGCCAGGACGTCGTCGGAGAGGGAGAGCGCCTGTCCGAAGGCGGTGGCCGTGGCGTGGGCGAAGGCGAGCCGCGCGCGGGTTTCCGAGTCGAGGCGCGCGGTGTCCTGCGAGGGCTTCGTAAGGCCGGGGACGTGGGTGTCGATGAGCGCGAGCAGGTCCACGGCTTCGCCGGCCTCGCGGAGCCGCTGGGCCATTTCGTAGGCGACGAGTCCGCCCAGGGACCAGCCTCCGAGCTGGTAGGGGCCATGAGGCTGCACCGTGCGGATGGCTTCGATGTAGAGGCCGGCCATCTCCTCGATGGATTCGGCGACAGGGCGTCCGTCGAGGCCACGGGACTGGAGGCCGTAGACGGGCAGAGAGGGCCCGAGGCGACGCGCCAGCTCCGAGTAGGCGAGGACGTTGCCGCCGCCCGGGTGGACGAGGAAGAAGGGCCGGTGGCCAGGCTCTCCGCGCTCCAGGGGGACGAGGGGCGTCCACGCCTGCGAGTCATCGCGGAGCACCCGGGCGAGCTGCTCGACGGTGGGCTGCTGGAAGAGGACGGAGAGGGGAATGGACTGGCCCAGGCGCTCCCGCACGGCGGCGACCATGCGCACGGCGAGCAGGGAGTGGCCGCCGAGCTCGAAGAAGCTGGAGCGGACACCGACGGAGCGGACGCCGAGGACATCCTCCCAGATTCGGGCGAGTTGCATCTCCAGGGCATCGCGAGGCGCGACGAAGTCCCGGGCCTCGATGGCGTGGGCGTCAGGCTCCGGCAGGGCCTTGCGGTCCACCTTGCCGTTGGCGTTGAGGGGCAGGGCGTCGAGGAGGACGAGTGCGGAGGGCACCATGTACTCAGGCAGCCGCTGCTTGAGGCTTGCCTTGAGTGCTTCGGAGTCCAGCGCATGGCCTTCGCGCGCGGTGACGTAGCCGAGGAGGCGCTTGTCCGCGTCCGTGCCCCGGGCCACGACAACGGCCTCGTTGACGCCAGGGAATGCACGCAGCGCTGCTTCGATTTCACCCAGCTCGATGCGGAAGCCGCGCACCTTCACCTGGAAGTCGACGCGGCCGAGGAAGTCGAGCGTGCCGTCGGCCAACCAACGGGCCTTGTCGCCCGTGCGGTAGAGGCGCTCGCCCGGACTGGAAGCGAAGGGGTGGGGAACGAAGCGCTCCGCGGTCAGGTCCGGTCGGTGGAGGTAGCCCCAGGCGAGGCCCTGGCCACCGACGTACACCTCACCGGCGACGCCCACGGGCACGGGGCGCAGGTGCGTGTCGAGCACGTAGGCGGTGGAGTTGGAGAGCGGTCGGCCAATCGGCACCGGGCCATCCACCACTGAGTCGCGACTCATGGTGAGCGTCGCGGAGAAGGTGGTGTTCTCCGTGGGGCCGTAGCCGTTGAGGAAGGTGGTGCCTTCGGGGATGCGAGCGAGGTGCTCTCGGACGCGCGCAGCGGGCAGCACATCACCACCGGCGAGCACCTGGCGCACCCCGGCGAGGGCTTCACCCTGGTGCAGCGCCATCTGCTCGAAT comes from the Corallococcus caeni genome and includes:
- a CDS encoding SDR family oxidoreductase, which produces MKKVIVLGATSAIAQATVRLLAARGAALYLVGRNAANLEAVARDATTRGAPKVEFRALDLNDCEAHASLVERAWQALGELDGAVLAHGVLGDQAESQRSWAATELVLRTNFLSAASLLTELANRFEAQKAGTLVVISSVAGDRGRQSNYVYGASKGALTVFLQGLRNRLAKSGVAVVTVKPGFVDTPMTAHVPKNKLFASPEQVARGLLKAADGRKNEVYVPGFWALIMLIIRSIPEPVFKRLKL
- a CDS encoding non-ribosomal peptide synthetase gives rise to the protein LFKLNETEHVLVVTMHHIVSDGWSLGVLVREVAALYAAFSAGQPSPLPTLPVQYADYADWQRRTLSGETLRQEVAWWETKLSGAPAVLELPTDFPRPAVRSTAGATLSFALSRELTEALRGLAHQEGGSLFMVLLAAWQGLLARYTGQQDLTVGSPIAGRTRAETEGLIGFFVNTLVLRAKVEEGQSFQALLRQVRATVLEAYEHQEVPFEKLVEALQPTRSLSHTPLFQTLLALQNVPTEDVRLPDLRLRGLEATHSTSKFDVSVFFTEGPDGLRGTLEYSTALFKQSTVERMASHLRTLLESVAAKPEQSLAEVQLLTEVERQRILVEWNDTAAVSPTDVPVHVHFAQQAQRTPQAVALVLGDDSLTYAQLEARANQLAHYLRALGIVPGARVGLAVERSFEMVTALLAILKVGAAFVPVDRNAPVERIAALLEDADVSVTLTHQSFASLLPSSGTRVWLDAQRDVIASLPTHAPDVRVDGEALAYVMFTSGSTGRPKGVCVPHRGITRLVLGNSFMRFGPDEVWLQAAPVAFDASTLEIWGALLHGAKLVLAPPHSLSLEELAAQLRHHRVTSLWLTAALFEQMALHQGEALAGVRQVLAGGDVLPAARVREHLARIPEGTTFLNGYGPTENTTFSATLTMSRDSVVDGPVPIGRPLSNSTAYVLDTHLRPVPVGVAGEVYVGGQGLAWGYLHRPDLTAERFVPHPFASSPGERLYRTGDKARWLADGTLDFLGRVDFQVKVRGFRIELGEIEAALRAFPGVNEAVVVARGTDADKRLLGYVTAREGHALDSEALKASLKQRLPEYMVPSALVLLDALPLNANGKVDRKALPEPDAHAIEARDFVAPRDALEMQLARIWEDVLGVRSVGVRSSFFELGGHSLLAVRMVAAVRERLGQSIPLSVLFQQPTVEQLARVLRDDSQAWTPLVPLERGEPGHRPFFLVHPGGGNVLAYSELARRLGPSLPVYGLQSRGLDGRPVAESIEEMAGLYIEAIRTVQPHGPYQLGGWSLGGLVAYEMAQRLREAGEAVDLLALIDTHVPGLTKPSQDTARLDSETRARLAFAHATATAFGQALSLSDDVLAQGSDEAMLDHLLQEGIRARILDVHSGPTQLRVLFQVFRANLFAQEKYVPRPYDGTALLLSAGEAPATLPRHRGWEPLVRGGLEVHTVPGGHHALMQDPHLAPVVERLRTALSAAAKQEATGS